The segment TTTACCTGGAGCCAGATTTGTGATATGATAGATTGTACTATTTCACTAAGGAATGTTACAGAAGCATTACATCTGGATTACATTCTTTTTATTTCTGCCTGATACAGTTAAAAATTTCTTCGGAGGTATCTGTTTTATGAAATATATTGAGGAATATATTGATCTTCATGTACACTCCAGTGCGTCGGACGGCACTATGACACCGGCTGAAGTGGTGGACTGCGCGGCCAAAGCCGGTCTTTCTGCTGTTGCGCTGACCGACCATGACACGGTGGCCGGAGTCGCTACGGCTCTTGAGGCTGCCAGAATCCGCGCAGACAAAGGCCTCTATTCTCCTGAGGTTATTCCCGGAACTGAGCTTTCCTGTATCTGGGAACACGAACAGAAAAAGACGGAGCTTCACATGCTGGGGCTGTTCGTAGACTGTAAAAGCGGCGCGCTCTGCGCGTTTTTAAATGATGTACTGGCAGCCAGAGAGCGCAGAAACGACGAGATCCTGCAAAGGCTGGCAGCTGACCATATTTACCTCTCCCGCCAGGAGCTGACAGGAGGAAATCCTGACGCCGTCATCACCAGAGCTCACTTCGCCTCCGCCCTCATTGCCAAGGGGATTGTATCTACCACGGATCAGGCGTTCCGAAGGTATCTGGCAGCCGGCGGAAAATACTGTCCCCCAAAAGAGACCGTTTCCCCTGAAAAGGCGGTGCAGCTCATTCTCCAGTCAGGAGGCTTTCCTGTTCTGGCCCATCCCATGCGCTACCATCTCTCCTGGAAGGAAATCGAACTTCTGGCAGGGCAGCTGACAGAGGCAGGTCTGGCCGGACTGGAGGTATACTATTCTTCCCACACCAGGGAGCAGAGCCAGCGCCTCAGGGAACTGTGCCGCAGATTCCGTCTCCTCCCCACCGGCGGCTCTGACTTTCACGGAGCAAAAAAGCCGGACATTCATATGGGAACCGGTTACGGCGGGCTGAGAGTCTCAAAAGCTCTTCTCGACGACATCAAAAGCGCTCTTGTGCAGATACGAAGCAGCTCACAGGGCTGTGACGGGCTGCAGCAGACTCCCGGGACGCCTATGCCCTGACGCTTTGCAGGCTTATCATGCACTCCGCCATGCTGTCCATAGACGGGACCTCTGAGGTCACTGTCCTCATTCCGGCCTCCCTCGCCGCTTTCTCAGTCATCTCTCCGATGCAGACAGCAGTAAAGCCGCAGAGCTCCTCATCGGTGGGGGAGAGAAGTTCAAGAAAGCCCTTCACAGTGGACTCACTTGTGAAGGTAACGTAGTCAAAGGCTTTTTTCTCCAGCAGGATCTTTACCCTCTCCGCCTGCATAGACGGGGCTGGAAATTCCGTGCGGTAAAGCACCGCGTCCTCAAATGGAATTTCTGCCCTGGCAAGCTCCTCACAGAGAGCAGGCGACGCTTTCTGGGCCCGCAACAGAAGAACCTTCACAGGTTTTCCGCATCCGGCCCCTCCTCTGCCATTTTCTCCCCTTTTCTCCTCCTCTTTCATCTCATGGAGGATAGTTTCTGCAAGCCCTCTGCCCAGTTCCTTCGCATAAAAGTTCTCCGGCATGTAGTCTGCATAAAATCCGTACCTGCAGAGGGCCTTTGCCGTTCCCGCTCCGATTACGGCAAATTTAAGCCCCATCAGGAGGCGGATGTCCTTTTTCTCTCTTCTCAGATACTCAAAAAACAGTTCCACTCCGCTGGGACTTGTAAAAACTGCCCATTTAAAGTCCGCCAGTCTTTCCAGAGTACGGTCAAGGAAAGAGGTATCCTCCAGAAGCCTCGGCTCTGCCGCCGGAAGCTCCACAACCTCCGCCCCTGCCTCCCTCAGCCTGCCGGCCATCCCGGCGGAACGTCTTTTCGGGCGCGTCACCAGTATCTTCGCGCCAAACAGAGGTTTTTCCTCCATCCACTGCAGGCTCTCGGAGAGGCTGCACACTTCTCCCACCACAATAATGGCAGGCGGCTTGATATTCTGGCTTTTTCCATCCTCCCACAGCCTTTCCAGAGTCGAGAGCACCCTCCTCTGCCCGGCCGTGGTGCCTTTTTCCAGAAGAGCGGCAGGGGTGTGTCTGTCCATTCCTCCCTCGATGAGTCCCCGGCAGATCGTCTCCGCTGAGGTGACTCCCATAAGAAAAATGAGAGTTCCCCCTTCGCGGGCCAGGGCACTGTAATCCATATGGGCCGGCTCTCCATTTTTTCTGTGGCCTGTTATCACGTGAAAGGAAGGAGCCATCCCCCGGTGGGTTACCGGGATACCGCAGGCGGCCGGCACGGCAACGGCGGAGGTGACCCCGCAGACCACCTCAAAGGGAATTCCGTGTTCCTGCAGAACCAGCGCCTCCTCGCTTCCTCTGCCGAACACAAAGGGATCTCCCCCCTTCAGCCGGACGACTCTGCGCCCTTTTTCAGCTTCCTCCACCAGAATTTGGTTGATCTCCTCCTGAGATTTCGTGTGAGAGCCTCCCCGCTTTCCCACATAAATCTGTTCTGCCCCCTCGGGAATCCATCCGAGAATCCCGTCCCCTACCAGGGCGTCATAGACAACCGACTGGGCCTTTTCCAGAACCTCCCTGCCTCTGAGGGTCAGGAGTCCTGCGTCGCCTGGCCCGGCTCCTACCAGCCATACCTTTCCACGGTTTACCGTTCTCTCGGACTGCCTTTCGTCCTGTCCTTTTTCCTGCATATTCATCTATCCCTGTTCCTCTCTGTCCTCTCTCTTTTTGAACTTTCCTTCATCTGTATTTTTCTTCCGCTCACACTTTTAGCTCACACAGTTCACACTTTTTCCTGTTCTATTTCAGATTTGAGCCTGAGCGCCAGGCTGCGGCCCAGCTCTGCCGGCCCCTGAACGCTGCCTTCCAGACTTCCCACAACCCAGCGGCCGCTTTTTTCTTCAAAGTAAAGACCTCTCAGCTTCAGTCTGTCCCCTTCTATGAGGGCACAGGCCGCTATAGGCGAACTGCATCCTCCGTCAAGGGTTTTCACGAAGCTGCGCTCTGCCTCGGCCATGGCCTGGGACTTTGGTGAATTTATTTTAATAAGGAAGGGATAACTGTCATCTTTTCTCCCCTGGACAGCCATGATTCCCTGCCCTGCCGGCGGGATGATCTCCTCCACGGAAAAATACCGGCTGATTCTGTCCTGAAGTCCCATCCGGATCATCCCGGCCGCCGCCAGTATCAAGGCGTCATATTCCCCTGAGTCCAGTTTGCGAAGCCGTGTGTGAATATTTCCGCGAATCCCTTTAAACTCTGCATCCGGGTAAATTCTGGCTGCCTGGATTTTCCTTCTGGCGCTTCCCGTACCTATCACCGGATGAGCGGGAAGCTCTGACAGTCCCTCTCTCAAGACCAGTACATCCCTGTTGTCCTCTCTGGGAGAGTAGGCCAGAATCGGCAGTTCTTCGGGAATCTCCATGGGCATAT is part of the Clostridium sp. M62/1 genome and harbors:
- the cobA gene encoding uroporphyrinogen-III C-methyltransferase, translating into MNMQEKGQDERQSERTVNRGKVWLVGAGPGDAGLLTLRGREVLEKAQSVVYDALVGDGILGWIPEGAEQIYVGKRGGSHTKSQEEINQILVEEAEKGRRVVRLKGGDPFVFGRGSEEALVLQEHGIPFEVVCGVTSAVAVPAACGIPVTHRGMAPSFHVITGHRKNGEPAHMDYSALAREGGTLIFLMGVTSAETICRGLIEGGMDRHTPAALLEKGTTAGQRRVLSTLERLWEDGKSQNIKPPAIIVVGEVCSLSESLQWMEEKPLFGAKILVTRPKRRSAGMAGRLREAGAEVVELPAAEPRLLEDTSFLDRTLERLADFKWAVFTSPSGVELFFEYLRREKKDIRLLMGLKFAVIGAGTAKALCRYGFYADYMPENFYAKELGRGLAETILHEMKEEEKRGENGRGGAGCGKPVKVLLLRAQKASPALCEELARAEIPFEDAVLYRTEFPAPSMQAERVKILLEKKAFDYVTFTSESTVKGFLELLSPTDEELCGFTAVCIGEMTEKAAREAGMRTVTSEVPSMDSMAECMISLQSVRA
- a CDS encoding PHP domain-containing protein, which codes for MKYIEEYIDLHVHSSASDGTMTPAEVVDCAAKAGLSAVALTDHDTVAGVATALEAARIRADKGLYSPEVIPGTELSCIWEHEQKKTELHMLGLFVDCKSGALCAFLNDVLAARERRNDEILQRLAADHIYLSRQELTGGNPDAVITRAHFASALIAKGIVSTTDQAFRRYLAAGGKYCPPKETVSPEKAVQLILQSGGFPVLAHPMRYHLSWKEIELLAGQLTEAGLAGLEVYYSSHTREQSQRLRELCRRFRLLPTGGSDFHGAKKPDIHMGTGYGGLRVSKALLDDIKSALVQIRSSSQGCDGLQQTPGTPMP
- the hemC gene encoding hydroxymethylbilane synthase; the encoded protein is MNKKVRVGSRDSLLAVRQAELVMEAVRKASPETELTLVTMKTTGDRILNQSLDKIGGKGLFVKELDLALMEGRSDLSVHSLKDMPMEIPEELPILAYSPREDNRDVLVLREGLSELPAHPVIGTGSARRKIQAARIYPDAEFKGIRGNIHTRLRKLDSGEYDALILAAAGMIRMGLQDRISRYFSVEEIIPPAGQGIMAVQGRKDDSYPFLIKINSPKSQAMAEAERSFVKTLDGGCSSPIAACALIEGDRLKLRGLYFEEKSGRWVVGSLEGSVQGPAELGRSLALRLKSEIEQEKV